A single genomic interval of Acidimicrobiales bacterium harbors:
- the treZ gene encoding malto-oligosyltrehalose trehalohydrolase encodes MPTSSRPTPAPFLGAWATDRGVRFRLWAPSAERVSLVLDDPDHPDDPDELPLGLDPDQPGHWLLHVEEAGPGTRYRFRLDDAPPLPDPASMAQPDGVHGSSAVVTPDFAWSDHAFVAPSLADSVFYELHVGTFTGDGTFDAATAHFEHLVDLGITTVELLPVAQFPGGRNWGYDGVFPFAAQDSYGGLDGLRRLVDAAHGHGLAVCLDVVHNHLGPEGNVLGRYGPYFTDRYRTPWGDALNFDGPGSDGVRRYFQESATFFAVHAHIDAFRLDAVHAIVDSSAHPYVEELTEVLHRTPTSEGRPVLVIAESASDDPRLTRPAGEGGWGLDGQWNDDFHHALHVSLTAERRGYYGDYRPEDLAAAFGGFTHHGRLAPSRGTRLGHPHLEVDPGRMVVFSANHDQIGNRPTGDRLTTQVDADLARVAAAVVILSPSIPLLFMGDEHAEVAPFPYFVSHTDAGLVEAVRRGRRQEFAGFADGGTPPDPQAEATFLSAKLDHRRAASGTGAARWELHRDLLRARRELRPQAGTGTVDAATSPGSLLVTWHGRPDLPDLALLVAFRPDGARLTPPGAGDESARWLCVLDTADARWGGPGGTPVPHPGDPWHLPAPAAVLLRRDDP; translated from the coding sequence ATGCCCACGAGTTCTCGCCCCACCCCGGCGCCGTTCCTCGGCGCCTGGGCGACCGACCGCGGCGTGCGGTTCCGCCTCTGGGCACCCTCGGCCGAGCGAGTGTCGCTCGTCCTCGACGATCCTGACCACCCCGACGACCCCGACGAGCTTCCCCTCGGGCTCGACCCCGACCAGCCGGGCCACTGGCTGCTCCACGTCGAGGAGGCCGGGCCGGGCACGCGCTACCGGTTCCGACTCGACGACGCGCCGCCCCTGCCCGACCCCGCCTCGATGGCTCAGCCCGACGGCGTCCACGGGTCGTCGGCGGTGGTGACCCCCGACTTCGCCTGGAGCGACCACGCCTTCGTCGCACCCAGTCTCGCGGACTCGGTGTTCTACGAGCTCCACGTCGGGACCTTCACCGGCGACGGCACCTTCGACGCCGCCACCGCCCACTTCGAGCACCTGGTCGACCTCGGGATCACGACGGTGGAGCTCCTCCCTGTGGCGCAGTTCCCCGGCGGACGGAACTGGGGGTACGACGGCGTGTTCCCGTTCGCTGCACAGGACTCGTACGGGGGCCTCGACGGCCTCCGCCGCCTCGTCGACGCCGCGCACGGGCACGGGCTGGCGGTGTGCCTCGACGTGGTCCACAACCACCTCGGCCCCGAGGGCAACGTGCTCGGGCGGTACGGGCCGTACTTCACCGACCGGTACCGGACCCCGTGGGGTGACGCCCTGAACTTCGACGGTCCGGGGAGCGACGGGGTGCGCCGCTACTTCCAGGAGAGCGCCACCTTCTTCGCCGTCCACGCCCACATCGACGCGTTCCGGCTGGACGCGGTCCACGCGATCGTGGACAGCAGCGCCCACCCCTACGTCGAGGAGCTCACCGAGGTGCTCCACCGCACGCCGACGAGCGAGGGCCGCCCGGTGCTCGTCATCGCCGAGTCGGCCTCGGACGACCCACGGCTCACCCGTCCCGCGGGCGAGGGCGGGTGGGGCCTCGACGGCCAGTGGAACGACGACTTCCACCACGCGCTCCACGTCTCGCTCACGGCCGAGCGCCGCGGCTACTACGGCGACTACCGACCGGAGGACCTCGCCGCCGCGTTCGGGGGCTTCACCCACCACGGTCGCCTCGCTCCCTCGCGGGGGACGCGGCTCGGGCACCCCCACCTCGAGGTCGACCCGGGCCGAATGGTCGTGTTCTCGGCCAACCACGACCAGATCGGCAACCGGCCGACCGGCGACCGCCTCACCACACAGGTCGACGCCGACCTCGCCCGGGTGGCGGCGGCGGTGGTGATCCTGTCGCCCTCCATCCCACTGCTGTTCATGGGCGACGAGCACGCCGAGGTGGCCCCGTTCCCCTACTTCGTCTCCCATACGGACGCCGGCCTCGTGGAGGCGGTGCGGCGGGGGCGCCGGCAGGAGTTCGCCGGCTTCGCCGATGGCGGGACCCCGCCCGACCCGCAGGCCGAGGCCACCTTCCTGTCCGCGAAGCTCGACCACCGACGGGCCGCTTCGGGGACCGGCGCCGCCCGCTGGGAGCTCCACCGCGACCTGCTGCGCGCCCGTCGAGAGCTGCGCCCCCAGGCCGGCACCGGGACGGTCGACGCCGCCACGTCGCCCGGCTCGCTCCTCGTCACCTGGCACGGCCGTCCGGACCTCCCCGACCTCGCCCTGCTGGTCGCCTTCCGGCCCGACGGCGCCCGGCTCACACCGCCCGGAGCGGGGGACGAATCGGCTCGGTGGCTCTGCGTGCTCGACACCGCTGATGCACGCTGGGGCGGGCCCGGCGGCACGCCGGTGCCGCACCCGGGAGACCCCTGGCACCTGCCCGCTCCTGCGGCGGTCCTCCTGCGACGCGACGATCCCTGA
- a CDS encoding 1-acyl-sn-glycerol-3-phosphate acyltransferase, producing the protein MARRALTVPALLLAWLATVLLAPAAVLVGAIVDLVRRDHGTPTLRLVAFAVVYLTYEVLGVAGATWLWCMRPLRRGRWEDANRRLQLWWTAGLVRAARPVLGLRLEVEVEHLGAPPAAPVVVVSRHVSIVDSLLPAQVFGVQGGLRLRYVLTSGLRLDPCLDIVGHRLPNHFVDRGSEDSAGEVAALEALAEGMVAGDAVVIFPEGGLFSPARRDRAEARLDERGSPRVEVARSLRRLLPPRPAGTLALLRAAPSADVVGFAHRGFEPLSSLRRLWRALPLVDPVEVRVVHHRREDLPRDEAGLVAWLDEQWLAMDRWLAADLPADVGARA; encoded by the coding sequence GTGGCCCGTCGTGCGCTCACCGTGCCCGCGCTGCTCCTGGCCTGGCTGGCGACCGTCCTGCTGGCGCCGGCCGCGGTGCTGGTTGGGGCGATCGTGGATCTCGTCCGCCGCGACCACGGCACCCCGACGCTGCGCCTCGTGGCCTTCGCGGTCGTCTACCTGACCTACGAGGTCCTCGGCGTGGCCGGCGCCACGTGGCTGTGGTGCATGCGACCACTGCGGCGCGGGCGCTGGGAGGACGCCAACCGCCGACTCCAGCTGTGGTGGACCGCGGGGCTCGTGCGCGCGGCCCGGCCGGTCCTTGGCCTGCGCCTCGAGGTCGAGGTCGAGCACCTCGGCGCGCCGCCGGCGGCGCCGGTGGTGGTGGTGAGTCGCCACGTGAGCATCGTCGACTCGCTCCTGCCGGCGCAGGTCTTCGGGGTGCAGGGCGGGCTGCGGCTCCGCTACGTGCTCACCAGCGGCCTGCGCCTGGACCCGTGCCTCGACATCGTGGGCCACCGTCTGCCCAACCACTTCGTGGACCGGGGGAGCGAGGACTCCGCCGGCGAGGTGGCCGCGCTCGAGGCGCTCGCCGAGGGGATGGTGGCCGGCGACGCCGTCGTCATCTTCCCCGAGGGCGGCCTCTTCTCACCGGCCCGGCGCGATCGTGCCGAGGCGCGCCTCGACGAGCGAGGCTCGCCACGGGTGGAGGTGGCGAGGTCGTTGCGCCGTCTCCTCCCGCCTCGTCCCGCCGGGACCCTGGCGCTGCTGCGCGCCGCGCCGTCCGCCGACGTCGTCGGTTTCGCCCATCGCGGCTTCGAGCCGCTGTCCTCCCTCCGGAGGCTGTGGCGGGCGCTCCCGTTGGTGGACCCCGTCGAAGTCCGCGTCGTCCACCACCGGCGGGAGGACCTCCCCCGGGACGAAGCGGGGCTCGTGGCCTGGCTCGACGAGCAGTGGCTGGCGATGGACCGCTGGCTCGCCGCTGACCTCCCGGCGGATGTCGGCGCACGGGCGTGA
- a CDS encoding response regulator transcription factor codes for MSRTVTDGVDEAPARRVLVVDDQRTFSDLLQLALDVQDDLECVGVALTAGDALTMVAEESPDVVLMDVQLPDACGIEATRRVKADHPRVKVLILTGRTDAALMARAAEAGASGFLVKDHPLESILTDVRCESASAMPVAPVGVATLVEGGRAGDSPVVLTNRELTVLSLLGDGVPPKQIAYRLGISVHTTRGYVKSLLRKLDSHSVLEAVVTAQRRGLLASSGPA; via the coding sequence ATGTCCAGAACAGTGACCGACGGGGTGGACGAGGCACCGGCCAGACGGGTGCTCGTCGTCGACGACCAACGCACGTTCTCGGACCTGCTGCAGCTCGCGCTCGACGTCCAGGACGACCTCGAGTGCGTGGGGGTCGCCCTCACGGCGGGGGACGCGCTCACCATGGTCGCGGAGGAGAGTCCCGACGTCGTGCTGATGGACGTCCAACTCCCGGACGCCTGCGGGATCGAAGCCACCCGCCGGGTCAAGGCCGACCACCCGCGGGTGAAGGTCCTCATCCTCACCGGTCGAACCGACGCCGCGTTGATGGCCCGGGCCGCGGAGGCCGGCGCCTCCGGGTTCCTCGTCAAGGACCACCCTCTCGAGTCCATCCTGACCGACGTCCGCTGCGAATCTGCGAGCGCCATGCCCGTCGCCCCCGTCGGTGTGGCCACCCTGGTCGAGGGCGGTCGGGCCGGCGACTCACCGGTCGTGCTGACCAACCGCGAGCTCACCGTGCTCAGCCTGCTCGGCGACGGCGTGCCCCCCAAGCAGATCGCCTACCGCCTGGGGATCAGCGTCCACACCACCAGGGGCTACGTGAAGAGCCTCCTGCGCAAGCTCGACAGCCACAGCGTCCTCGAGGCCGTCGTCACCGCGCAGCGGCGAGGGTTGCTCGCGTCCTCCGGCCCGGCCTGA
- a CDS encoding metallophosphoesterase family protein, which produces MEILVLTDTHVRADRRRDLPAEVWDAADRAHLILHAGDVVAASLLDDLAARAPLRAVLGNNDDGLEARLPEQDEVEVEGVRIALVHDSGPTKGRAARLHRRFPDADVVVFGHSHQPLDEEGVDGQRLFNPGSCTERRRAPHRTYGLLHVDDGRITDHLIRTLPGP; this is translated from the coding sequence GTGGAGATCCTCGTCCTGACGGACACGCACGTGCGCGCCGACCGCCGGCGCGACCTGCCCGCCGAGGTGTGGGACGCCGCCGACCGGGCCCACCTGATCCTCCACGCCGGCGACGTGGTGGCGGCCTCGCTCCTCGACGACCTGGCCGCGCGTGCGCCGCTGCGGGCCGTCCTCGGCAACAACGACGACGGCCTCGAGGCACGGCTCCCGGAGCAGGACGAGGTGGAGGTCGAGGGCGTTCGCATCGCCCTCGTGCACGACTCAGGCCCGACCAAGGGGCGGGCGGCCCGCCTCCACCGCCGCTTCCCCGACGCCGACGTGGTGGTGTTCGGCCACTCGCACCAGCCGCTCGACGAGGAGGGCGTGGACGGACAGCGGCTGTTCAACCCCGGGAGCTGCACCGAACGCCGCCGCGCCCCCCACCGCACCTACGGACTGCTGCACGTGGACGACGGACGGATCACGGACCACCTGATCAGGACCCTTCCCGGGCCCTGA
- a CDS encoding carbonic anhydrase, protein MFDDLLEANRRYQEEFRDTGMAGRAARELAVITCIDSRIDPLRMLGLAAGDAKIIRNAGARVTDDALRSLVLAANLLDVRRVCVVAHTECAMVGSTDDQLREKIGGLRDTDASSWEFLASTDQKATLAADLKRIRTCPLLPEDLEVGGFVFDVRSGALTPA, encoded by the coding sequence ATGTTCGATGACCTGCTCGAAGCCAACCGGCGGTATCAAGAAGAGTTCCGCGACACGGGCATGGCCGGGCGGGCCGCCCGGGAGCTCGCCGTGATCACGTGCATCGACTCCCGCATCGACCCGTTGCGCATGCTGGGGCTCGCGGCCGGTGACGCCAAGATCATCCGCAACGCCGGCGCCCGGGTCACCGATGACGCGCTCCGCTCGCTGGTGCTCGCCGCCAACCTTCTCGACGTCCGGCGCGTCTGCGTCGTGGCCCACACCGAGTGCGCCATGGTCGGCTCCACCGACGACCAGTTGCGCGAGAAGATCGGCGGCCTCCGCGACACGGACGCCTCGAGCTGGGAGTTCCTGGCGAGCACGGACCAGAAGGCGACGCTGGCGGCGGACCTGAAGCGCATCCGCACCTGCCCCCTGCTCCCCGAGGACCTCGAGGTCGGCGGCTTCGTCTTCGACGTGCGCAGCGGGGCCCTGACCCCGGCCTGA
- a CDS encoding cupin domain-containing protein produces MSPETEAAALIAALGLERHPEGGWFRETWRDPDVDGERGSGTAIYFLLGEGERSHWHRVDAVEIWHHYRGAPLELSIGDDVPVVLGPDVLDGQVPQAIVPAGAWQSARSLGSFTLVGCTVSPAFRFEGFELAPEGWSP; encoded by the coding sequence ATGAGCCCAGAGACGGAGGCCGCCGCCCTCATCGCCGCACTCGGCCTCGAGCGTCACCCTGAGGGCGGCTGGTTCCGGGAGACCTGGCGTGACCCCGACGTCGACGGGGAGCGGGGGAGCGGGACGGCCATCTACTTCCTGCTCGGCGAAGGTGAGCGCTCGCACTGGCACCGGGTCGACGCCGTGGAGATCTGGCACCACTACCGCGGTGCACCGCTGGAGCTGTCCATCGGAGACGACGTGCCGGTGGTGCTCGGCCCCGACGTGCTCGACGGTCAGGTACCCCAGGCCATCGTGCCCGCCGGCGCGTGGCAGTCCGCCCGCTCGCTGGGCTCCTTCACGCTCGTGGGCTGCACGGTGTCCCCGGCGTTCCGGTTCGAGGGCTTCGAGCTGGCCCCGGAGGGCTGGTCGCCCTGA
- a CDS encoding saccharopine dehydrogenase NADP-binding domain-containing protein, which yields MGAIVVLGGAGGVGRVATEALAHVAELDEVVVADVRLDAVEAVVAELDDERFRPLTVDVTDTPGLADAIAGADVVLNCVGPFYRFGPPTLAAAIAAGVGYVDICDDLSATRAMLELDGAAREAGVTALIGMGNSPGLANIFVKLCAEQMLDEVTGVDIMHIHGGEPDEGPAVIKHRVHAMVNDVPLFVDGAFVNVRQLGEDGAAFVRHEDFPGLGTFPVFPYPHPETITLPTTFPTLRRATNLGVVFPLPYFTMTQDLVRSGMGGEEPVDVLGQELAPIDMMVAVLRHERPRFLAEAGVTGPAGALRVVVDGRKDGGDHRYVCTLASTDEGAGEGTGIPAALGAVLHRRGALEGGPGVHAPEAIVPVSPLLDLAGVVVRSMGVGGGEGMPLLIEHTAPDGTVEQVPMTLG from the coding sequence ATGGGAGCGATCGTGGTGTTGGGCGGGGCGGGCGGTGTGGGCCGGGTGGCCACGGAGGCCCTCGCCCACGTGGCCGAGCTGGACGAGGTCGTCGTGGCCGACGTACGCCTGGACGCGGTCGAGGCGGTGGTGGCGGAGCTCGACGACGAGCGCTTTCGTCCCCTGACCGTCGACGTCACCGATACGCCGGGGCTGGCCGACGCCATCGCCGGGGCCGACGTCGTGTTGAACTGCGTCGGCCCCTTCTACCGTTTCGGGCCGCCCACCCTTGCCGCCGCGATCGCCGCAGGGGTCGGGTACGTCGACATCTGCGACGACCTGTCGGCCACCCGCGCCATGCTCGAGCTCGACGGCGCCGCCCGCGAAGCGGGGGTGACCGCGCTCATCGGCATGGGCAACTCGCCGGGCCTGGCCAACATCTTCGTGAAGCTGTGCGCCGAGCAGATGCTCGACGAGGTGACCGGCGTCGACATCATGCACATCCACGGCGGCGAGCCCGACGAGGGCCCGGCCGTCATCAAGCACCGTGTGCACGCGATGGTCAACGACGTGCCGCTCTTCGTGGACGGCGCCTTCGTGAACGTGCGCCAGCTCGGCGAGGACGGCGCCGCGTTCGTGCGACACGAGGACTTCCCGGGGCTGGGCACGTTCCCGGTGTTCCCTTACCCGCACCCCGAGACCATCACGTTGCCCACGACCTTCCCGACCCTGCGTCGCGCCACGAACCTCGGCGTCGTGTTCCCGCTGCCGTACTTCACGATGACGCAGGACCTCGTCCGCTCGGGCATGGGCGGTGAGGAGCCGGTGGACGTGCTCGGCCAGGAGCTCGCCCCCATCGACATGATGGTGGCGGTCCTGCGCCACGAGCGGCCCCGATTCCTGGCCGAGGCGGGGGTCACCGGCCCGGCCGGCGCGCTGCGCGTGGTGGTCGACGGGCGCAAGGACGGTGGTGACCACCGCTACGTGTGCACGCTGGCCTCGACCGACGAAGGCGCGGGGGAGGGCACCGGCATCCCTGCGGCGCTCGGCGCGGTGCTGCACCGCCGTGGTGCCCTCGAAGGTGGTCCCGGTGTGCACGCCCCCGAGGCCATCGTGCCCGTCAGCCCGCTCCTCGACCTCGCCGGCGTGGTGGTGCGCTCGATGGGGGTCGGCGGCGGCGAGGGCATGCCCCTGCTGATCGAGCACACCGCCCCCGACGGAACGGTGGAGCAGGTCCCGATGACGCTCGGGTGA